A DNA window from Boseongicola sp. contains the following coding sequences:
- a CDS encoding DUF1788 domain-containing protein yields the protein MSSLRADFDELRERIRHGRELGHASFEPIYYLIFSPEQILEVKRQTPAWEAKLHQEGWDVHVFSVAENLWGLLQEDPFWSLCVQQDKASPGDWARTNLALADIVANGGGLLRRLEDALKPLEGNPSALLLVTDLEALHPFLRIGAIESQLQGKFHVPTIFLYPGVRTGKTRLKFLGFYPEDGNYRSVHVGG from the coding sequence ATGTCCTCGCTAAGGGCTGACTTTGACGAACTTCGTGAGAGGATTCGGCATGGCCGCGAGCTCGGGCACGCGAGCTTCGAGCCGATCTACTACCTCATCTTTTCTCCGGAGCAGATTTTGGAAGTTAAGCGGCAAACCCCAGCTTGGGAGGCCAAACTGCACCAAGAAGGATGGGATGTGCACGTCTTCTCGGTGGCCGAAAATCTATGGGGACTTCTGCAGGAAGACCCCTTTTGGTCACTGTGCGTTCAACAAGACAAAGCTTCCCCAGGTGATTGGGCTCGAACGAATCTGGCGCTAGCAGATATTGTTGCGAATGGTGGCGGCCTATTGCGCAGGCTGGAGGACGCTCTGAAGCCCCTTGAGGGCAACCCAAGCGCATTGCTTTTGGTCACAGACCTTGAGGCGCTGCATCCTTTCCTCCGAATTGGCGCGATCGAGAGCCAACTCCAAGGCAAGTTTCATGTGCCGACGATCTTCCTCTACCCGGGGGTTCGCACCGGCAAGACCCGCCTCAAGTTTCTGGGTTTCTACCCCGAAGACGGCAATTACCGCTCTGTCCACGTTGGCGGCTAG
- a CDS encoding DUF1819 family protein — protein MMERAPYTTQLQAGLGLVNETRALLELWSPGMSASQLHDIALKSGRFPEITARRLRNIVSECFAPRYLTADGEPALHLKKLSAELPASELIQLMLVFTSRANPILGDFIRDVYWARYAGGYQEISSEDARTFVERGIDDGKTSKRWSESTIRRVSAYLTGCCADYGLLERGLRSSRRILPFRISATTSAYLAYELHFRGFGDNAILNHDDWKLFGLERDDVLEEMKRLSLKGLIIIQSAGDVVRVGWKQYDMEELCDVLAKG, from the coding sequence ATGATGGAACGGGCGCCATACACAACTCAATTGCAGGCAGGGCTGGGTCTTGTGAACGAGACCAGAGCTCTTCTCGAGTTGTGGTCACCTGGCATGTCAGCGAGCCAGTTGCATGATATTGCTCTGAAATCTGGGAGATTTCCGGAGATTACTGCGCGACGCCTAAGAAACATTGTCTCAGAATGCTTCGCGCCGCGTTACCTTACGGCCGATGGCGAGCCAGCGCTACATTTGAAGAAACTATCCGCCGAACTCCCTGCATCAGAGCTTATTCAGCTCATGCTCGTCTTTACAAGCCGAGCAAACCCCATTCTTGGCGACTTCATTCGCGACGTCTACTGGGCACGTTATGCGGGTGGCTACCAAGAGATATCCAGCGAAGACGCACGGACGTTCGTGGAACGGGGAATTGATGATGGTAAAACATCAAAACGGTGGTCTGAATCGACGATCCGACGAGTGTCTGCATACCTAACCGGATGTTGTGCAGACTACGGTTTGCTTGAACGCGGGTTACGGTCAAGTCGGCGCATTCTTCCGTTTCGGATTTCAGCCACGACGAGCGCATATCTTGCCTACGAGCTCCATTTCCGTGGCTTTGGCGACAATGCCATTCTGAACCATGATGACTGGAAGCTCTTTGGGCTGGAGCGGGACGATGTGCTTGAAGAGATGAAGCGTCTTTCACTGAAAGGTCTCATCATTATCCAATCCGCGGGAGATGTCGTGCGGGTCGGCTGGAAGCAATACGACATGGAGGAGCTTTGCGATGTCCTCGCTAAGGGCTGA
- a CDS encoding WYL domain-containing protein, giving the protein MESDKSELRWGVAQRLEFIEFRLFWEGRVNRSDLMEQFGLSVNQASADLNRYIGFAPDNMVYDKSARTYVRGPDYAAQFLKPDASRYLAQLRSLADGIMDSDDTWIAELPSYDAAPTPARGVNPVTLRSVVGAIRRSEAIEVKYQSLSRPEPSWRWIAPHAIGFDGFRWHTRVFCQMDEVFKDFLLSRIISTRSVEASDVTDAADKDWQEHVTLEIGPHPELSESQKKVIALDYGMRDGKAKIQVRRALLYYALKRLGLDNNSQTRPPQEQQIVLVSPIAGLAPQFYRKRGLDGF; this is encoded by the coding sequence GTGGAAAGTGACAAATCGGAGCTTCGTTGGGGAGTCGCGCAGCGCCTCGAGTTCATCGAGTTCCGATTGTTTTGGGAGGGGCGAGTGAACCGCAGCGATTTGATGGAACAGTTCGGTCTGTCGGTGAACCAAGCGTCCGCCGACCTGAACCGCTACATCGGCTTCGCTCCGGACAACATGGTCTATGACAAGAGCGCGCGGACGTATGTCCGTGGTCCCGACTATGCTGCACAGTTCCTGAAACCTGACGCCAGCCGCTATCTCGCACAGCTACGGTCCTTGGCCGATGGCATTATGGACAGCGACGATACCTGGATCGCAGAACTGCCATCCTATGATGCTGCGCCAACCCCGGCCCGTGGTGTAAACCCTGTCACTCTGCGATCCGTTGTCGGTGCGATCCGCCGATCCGAGGCCATCGAGGTTAAGTATCAGTCCCTTTCGCGTCCCGAGCCGAGCTGGCGGTGGATCGCACCTCATGCCATCGGGTTCGACGGCTTCCGCTGGCACACGCGGGTCTTCTGTCAGATGGACGAGGTGTTCAAAGACTTCCTGCTCTCTCGCATCATCTCGACGCGCAGCGTGGAAGCCAGTGATGTCACGGACGCAGCCGATAAGGACTGGCAAGAGCATGTCACGCTAGAGATCGGCCCCCACCCAGAGCTGTCCGAAAGCCAGAAGAAAGTGATCGCGCTCGATTATGGAATGCGAGATGGCAAAGCGAAAATCCAAGTGCGTCGGGCGCTTCTCTATTACGCACTCAAGAGACTCGGGCTCGACAACAACTCTCAAACCCGCCCTCCCCAAGAGCAACAAATCGTCTTGGTGTCCCCAATTGCAGGCCTGGCACCGCAGTTCTATAGAAAGAGAGGGCTAGATGGTTTCTAG
- a CDS encoding helix-turn-helix domain-containing protein, whose protein sequence is MSEVCLSQIELAARWKISHRTLERWRWAQEGPRYLKIGGRVVYRVSDVEAFEREVQSFPDELPAEG, encoded by the coding sequence ATGAGCGAAGTATGTCTGAGTCAGATCGAACTGGCGGCTCGATGGAAAATCAGCCACCGAACACTTGAACGATGGCGTTGGGCCCAGGAAGGTCCGCGTTACCTGAAGATCGGTGGCCGGGTCGTGTACAGAGTGTCCGACGTCGAGGCCTTTGAACGAGAGGTTCAGAGCTTTCCGGACGAGCTACCGGCCGAAGGCTGA
- a CDS encoding BrxE family protein: MQQIIELRYLVGFLGEKSQCNWWPTSFYEASSIRFLEPVFSRTAPLAQYHGAVEAARRFHDENLSVGSFHIFRLPEEIEQDLHEMVQARLLELFDPVMIVDQAAALSALSKISNGTADEAVGPVLVGKIDELRESALMEKVGAIYRMALSSDTQALPYLVA; encoded by the coding sequence ATGCAGCAAATAATAGAGCTTCGATATCTTGTCGGTTTCCTTGGCGAGAAATCGCAGTGCAACTGGTGGCCTACATCGTTTTACGAGGCGTCGAGCATTCGGTTTCTCGAACCGGTGTTTTCGCGAACAGCGCCTCTAGCGCAGTACCATGGCGCAGTTGAGGCGGCACGTCGGTTCCACGACGAAAACTTGAGCGTGGGCTCATTCCATATCTTTCGGCTTCCAGAAGAGATCGAACAAGACCTGCACGAAATGGTGCAGGCGCGACTACTCGAGCTCTTCGATCCCGTCATGATCGTTGATCAGGCGGCGGCTCTGAGCGCTCTTTCGAAGATCAGCAATGGAACGGCTGATGAAGCCGTCGGGCCTGTTCTGGTTGGAAAAATCGACGAACTCCGCGAATCCGCTCTTATGGAAAAAGTTGGTGCAATCTACCGAATGGCGCTGTCATCCGACACGCAAGCTCTTCCTTACTTGGTCGCATGA